TCTATTTGTTTATAAAGATCATCTAAAGTAAATGGAGCTAAAGAGTAAACTATTATGTCATCAAGGTATTTGATTTTGTAATTATGTAGGAATAATCTAATCCCTAATTCTAGGTCCTCTGTTATGATATTTTCTTTCCATCCACCTACTTTTATTAAGATATCTTTTCTTATACAAAACGCTGAGCCATTTGGAAAAATGGGTAACCCTAGATAATATCTCACCTTAAAAAGAGAATCCATAACTTTTTCAGTGAACTCTTTATAGTATCTTTGAACATCTGTTTCAGCGTTATAAATCCTTAATCTATAAGAAGCTACATTGAAATCATATAATGCTAGTTTACTTAAGAAATCCTTGTCTACTCGTGCATCTGAATCAAGAAATACAAGATACTCGTACTTTGAATGCTTTACGCCATAATTAAGAGCTCCAGCTTTTCCTCCAACCGGATTATTTCTATGAAGGATTTTTAATTTTTCTATGTTCATGTATTCACGATATTTTTCTTCAAATTTTTCTTTAGGATCATCGGAAATAATTATAATTTCGTACTTCTCGTAATTAATATCTAGTAGATTATGTATTAAACCCTCTATAGTTTTTTTACTTTCATTCTTTTCAGCCACAATTATACTAAACCCCTTTTGAGATTTATTTTGTGGTTCGTAAACGTTAATTTGATGTTTTGAGTAATAATAAGACTGTAAAAGATTCCAAACAGATGGTAATATAGCAGATAAAATTAGTAACAAAGAAAAAATATTCATTTTGAATTTGCCCTTTTTATGGCTTCATTAATTCTAGTTTTAGCCTCCGAAACTCCTCCCCAACCAGATATCTTAACCCATTTACCTGGCTCAAGTTCTTTATAGTGTTCGAAGAAGTGGTTTATCTTGTCTTTAATAGCTTGAGGTAAATCAATTATATCCTTTATATTTGAAAATGTCGGGTCTACTTTATCTTTTGGCACTGCAATAATTTTTGCGTCTTCTCCTTCTTCATCCCTCATATAGAGTATTCCTATAGGTCTAACTTCTATAGCCGTTCCTGGTAGTAATGGATAATTGCTAATTACTAATACATCTAAGGGGTCTCCATCTTCTTCTAATGTACCAGGTATAAAGCCATAATTAAATGGATAAACCATCGAGGTGTAAAGGATTCTATCTACTTTCACTACTTCTTCTTCTTCATCGTACTCATATTTTATATTTGATCCTAAAGGTATCTCTATTAGAACATTTACTTCATCTGGTGCCTTTTTACCTGGGCTTAATTTCATTTTCACTCAAAAGATGATTTCATTAGCCATTTATATTCTTTATCAAGTTATTTATCTCATTAATAATCAAAGATAATTTCTCATCCTTCATGAGGTTTTCAATTTCCTTTTCGTAGGTTTTGATTATTTCACTAACATCATAACCTAATTTAGCATATCTCTTTGCTTGCATGTATGTAGATAATCTATCACATAATTTTGCAATCTTTCCTTCTAAGCTTTTCATTTCCTTATATTCTATGAATAATTCAACATCCAGACCTAGTTCTTTAATAGCTTCAAGTTCTATTTCCTCCTTTTCTTCTATTCTCTCAGAAGCCCATTTTGGTAAATCTCCTAGCAAACTCTCAGCAACGTCATGAAATAATGCTATCACTGATGCTCTTTCAGGATTAATCTTAACACCTTTTTCCTTAAGCTTACTAGCAAGATAATATGCTAAAACAGCCGCTTCCCAACTATGCTGGGATACTGTCTCTCCTATTGATGGCGGTACTCCTCTTTGCATCCAACCAGTTCTAACTAAATTTTTACATCCTATAATAACTCTTTCTAAACTCATGGGAAAAGAATTTCAAAGCTTCAGCTTAAATTTTTACATATATAATTTAGTGTATCAATTATTGTATCAATATCTTCTGTCCAAATTCTTATCATTGCTTCCTTTCCTTTCATTCCCTTATCAAATATTACATTGGGAATCTTTCCGTAATTTTCGTATATAAAATCTATTATCCATTGCATACTTTTTCCCTCTATTTCATGCTCTGGTTCTTTTTCCCTATCTATTTCTATAACATCATATCCATATAAGCGTAGAAGTTTTATTGTATTTTCATCATATCTTAAATTAATAAGAACCGTAGCTCTTTCTCCTTTTCTTATTGTTGCTAGAAGTAATCTGGCAGTATGTGTAGGTTTTCCGAAAACTACTGGAAAGCCTATACTCACTTTATTATCCCAATTTCTTATTATCCTATTTTTAAAAGTTGCAATATCATTAAGATCTTTAACATATGATGAAGGTATTGAGTGGGCTAAGTTTGATTGAACTTCTGGTATTAACTTATAAAATGAAGGAGTAGATTCAACAAAATTAGCAAATTTATACATATCTTCTATAACTTTATATTTATAAGCATTCTTTTCTATGTAAACAAGAGGATCCACTGGTCCTATTCCCTTTCCTATTTCAAGACCATATTCAATAGAAGTTTGAAGAATATCTCTAGCAATTCTTATCGCATTATATATTTTTTCTCCTTTTGCTAATTCGGCCGATATTACTGTTGAGAATACGCTACCAGTTCCGTGTGTATTTTTTTGATTAATTCTCTCATAACCAACTAGGTAAAAGAAATCTTTTTTAGCATCATAGAGAATGTCAAAACTGTACTTCGTAGATATATGGCCACCTTTAACTATTACGTATGGTATATTATATGTATTAGAAATTATCTTACTACTTTTCTTCATATCCTCAAGAGTCTTAATGTTAATACCAGAAAAATAAGAGGCCTCAACAGCATTAGGAGTGAGAACTGTAGTAATCGGTAGGATATATTTTTTATAATCCTCAAGATCTTTAATTAGCTGAGTTCCATCTTTAGCAAATATTACTGGATCTGTTACAATGGTCTTTCCTTCTAAATATTCCTTTACAACTTCATATTGTTCCTTATTGTAAATCATTCCTATCTTAACATTATTTATGTCAAAATCCTCTAGAACTGTTTCTAGTTGTTTTTGAAAAAAATCTCTTTCAATGACAAGTATATCTTTTATACCTCTGGTGTTTTGAGCAGTTATAGCAGAAACTACTAACGTACCATGTACTCCTAATATTTCGTAAACTTTTATATCAGTTTCTGCTCCTGCACCATTACCAGTATCTATTCCTGCCACACTAAGTGCTACTACCTTTTTCATTTCTTCTCACTCTAGTATTTCCAGCAACTACCCAAAATTCTCCATCATCTCTTATTTCTAATTTCCAAATACCCGTCGTATGTTTCACTAATTCTAAGGTTTCTTCTACTGCATGTATAGCATCTTTTCTACCCTTTCCTAATGCCATAATCAACAATACATCTTCACCTGGTTTCATGTTATCTATTACATGAATAATTTGTAAATCAACTAGATCATTATATTTTTTCTTAACTTCATCTATTATTTCCTTAAATCTTCTCCTTGTATATTCCTCGTAAGCTTCATATTTCAATTCATAAACTTTATGATTCTCAACTATTCCCTTTACGAAACCTAAATAAATTACTAGTGATCCAGCTTCTGGTGGTGCTTTTTCTCTAAATTTTTTTATTTCCTCTAAAAGATCAAATCTCTTTGAAACATATAATTCTCCTCCAGAAGGTGGAGGTAAAATTGCTATTTCATCTCCATCATTAATGTTATTTACATTAGCTTTACCATTAACTAGAATAGTAACTCTTACACTACCTAAGCCATTTTTGATAATTCTTAAGAATTCATCTCCATATAAAGAAGATAACTGTTCAAGTAAACATTCTACTGTTTTACATTCTGTTTCTATTTCCTCAGAACTCTTATTTGTAAAGTCTTGGATAAATGAAAAATATCTTAAACGTATTTTCATTCCTCTCTCCCTTTATATAATAACATGATTAAATATGGATAAAGAATTATTAAATTTCCTATTAAACAATGAACCTCAAAGGATTTATAAAGATGATAAATATCTCGAAATATTAAACAAATTGAGCGAAATAGATGCTAAACTTCAGTTACTTCTTAAATCAAAGCCAAATAAGTCTATATGTGAACAAATACTCGGTAAAACTTATGTAATAGTTTCGGCATCAGAAATAGATCCTAAGCTTCATCCCTCGCTTTTCATATTAGATCTGGACGGAGAAAAAGTACTCGTCACATTTAAAGATACCATAGAATTACTAAAAATGTATTTTATGATATATAAAGATCAAGTAGAGATAAAGATACCAAGAAGATTAACTCCACTTTTTGGTTTTCTAAAGAAAAATGGTTTAATATACTTAGACCATGAAGACATGACTTATAAATTTGTTTAAGAATATATTATTTCCTTAAATACTCTTTCAATAAGCTTTGGTGTAATTGCTCTTTTTATCATCTCATCAATTGCTTTTATCATTTGATCACTGTTTACTAGATCTTTAGCCGAATATTCAAGTTTACTTGAAGTAAGAATTTTTTCTCTCATCTCCATAATTAAACTAGAATAATTTTGACCCCTTAAATAATCTGAAATTAATGTAATCTTCTGATCTAGTATTATAGTGTCATTAACTATCTTTGAAATGTATTTAATCATTTCATCCTTTCTTTCGTGCTCTTTTATTTTCTGTTCTAGTATATTCTTAAACTTATTTAGAATAACTGGGTATGTAACAAGGATAAAGTATCCTTCACCGCCTAAGTTCCATAAGCTAACTTTCTCTGCAATTTCATCTACTGAGTCTGTTAAGGCTTCTTTAATTGAATCAATTGATAGATCTAGTAATAAATTATCTAAATCTTTTTCTCCAACAAGCTTCTCCATATTCTCAGATCCTACATAAAATACGGAATATACAGATGAAGTACCATATTTCCATGTAGAAAATGGACAAATTGTTAGCACAGCTTTTCCCTTAGAAGGTATTGGATATCCCTTATATGTAGTCAAATTTAATCCAGCACATTCATCATCATTTCCTTTAATTCCTAGTTTTTTAGCCCAACAACCAGCATGAATTTTTCTTTCTTTTAATGCATCTTTTACAACTTCATATGCTAATATACCCGTATCTCCAGATAGTAAATTGTAAATGTATAATGCTTCTGGACAGAGGAAATAAATACCTTGGGCATTTTTATTTTTCTTTAATTCTAAAATTTTACTTACCTTATCTTTAGCACCTTGAATATTCCCTCCAATAAAATCATCAAAACCGCAACAAGCATTTACTAATTCTACTCTAGGAGAAAAGTCTTGAGGCAAAGAGTTTCCTTTATCTAACAAGTATGTTAAAAAACCTCTAACACCATTTATATCATATTTAGATGCGCATCCTACAAAGAGCAAATACAAAGGCCTATTTCTATAAGTATTTTGAAGTTTTTTTGCTAGGTTAGGGATATCTGAAGGTAAATCTTGTATTTCTATTTTAATTTTTTCTGGAGAAATAATATTTACCCCTTCAGTAGTTAATTTACTAATTGGTATATTTACTGGGCATACTTCTTCATCTTTTACACATCCAAAGCAAGTTTCAAAATCCTTTTCCTCCATTATAAGTCTACCAATTTTCCCAACTGGAGAATATAGAGGGTTATGGGTGACTTCGTATGCTTTACAAACATTAAGGCATAATCCACAGTTAATACATTTAGTTGCCTCGTTATATATGCTAACTATGCTCTTATACTCTTTTGGCAATTTAGTCTTCTTTCCTAATTTGTTTAAAATCTCTAAATGTAATTTGTCATATTCAGAAAGTGAGGGGAAAGGTAAGAAGTCTTTATTTTTCTTTAAAAAAGAGAAAAGCTCGTTTAAATCATCAAACTTAATCCGTCCTAAAAATACATAGTATTTATCTGGTGAATTAAAATTTATTTTGTATCCTATAATTTTTTCAAAAAATTTTAATTGAGCTAACTTAGAATATGAAGACTCTGGAAATCTGAGCATAACTGGTATATAATCTCTTTTAAAGCTCTGTATAACAATTTTATTTATATCGTTAATTAAAGAGTAAGTATCAATACTACTCCCAGAAATACCTTCCAGTTTCGCATAATTAGAAGTTAAATAAAATCTTTCTTTGTCATCTAGTATAATTGCACTCCATGCAAACTTACTTTCTTTATCACTTTCAATTACTTCTGTATAATTTGCTGTCATAACGATTGCTTCATTATCTTTAAGACTGTGAACCTCTTTCTTTCCTCTTACAAAACCAAATTTGTAACTTCCAAATCCAGACCCATTAGTTGCTATGAACCCTCCTATGCTTCCTTGCAGATATAATGGAAAAAGTACTGGTACTTTTGAGTATTTCTTTAATTCGGATATAAGTTCTTCAAATGTAAGTCCTGGTGCTACTCTATAAATAGAATAAATAGAAGAATCGGATTTGATTTCTTCTATTATATTCCCAGAAGGTAATTTTGTAGGTGAAGGAATAATTTTAGGGTTAGAATATTTTATAATGTCCCCATTCATCGAGGTAAGTCTTCCAATTACAACTTCTTTATCTTCCTTGATAAGAAGTTTTTCTATTTCTTTGATTTCAATAGTAGTCAAAGCCCTACTAAAGATTGATGCATCAGTAACTCTCATCCACAATAATTAAAAATATAAAGTAATAAATGTTTTCCTAAATAGATGACAGATATTGAAATTATCGTTCCCCTAAATATTTCTGGAATCTGGTATCCAGTTTATACTGAAGATATAAGGTATACTGGGTCTATAGGCTTATCATTGGTATTAAATCCGCCAATAATCGCTTTTCCTAAAAAAGGCGAACCAGAAATTTATTTTAATAATCAACGTGTGAATTTTCCAAATTTAAAGTATCTAAGTCTTTTAGCTAATGTAAAACTTTATATCCAATCTGAAGTACCTTTAGGTTTCGGCTACGGGCTTAGTGGTGCAATAAGTTTAGCTTATGCTCTAGCTTCTTATGAATTGTATAACATAAAATTAGAAGATGCACTTGTGGTTGCTCATGAAAGCGAAATATTTACTAATAATGGACTCGGTGATTTAATCTCTGAATATTATGGCGGAGGATTAGTTTATAGAAAGAAGCCCGGTGCTCCAGGATATGGAGAAGTAGAAAAAATTATAGTTGAATGGGAGCCAATTTGTAGTAAACCTTTATCAAAAGAATCTACAGAGAAATTAATAAAAAATAAAAATGATAATGCGCTAGTATATATAAACCAGTTTTTACATAATCCTTCTTTATTAAAGTTCTTTGACTTATCAAGGAAATTTACTGAAGAGATCGGATTTATATCCCCTTTTCCAAACTCTTTCAGAAAGAAAGGTTTAATACTTAGATTAAAAGAATGTGAAGAAGGATGGATAAAACACACACCAGCAATACATGGAGCTTACATTCGTTAATCCCAGAAAATCATCCTAGAAAAGAATCTCTCATAATAAGAGAAAAAATAGTGGATGGTTTATTAGATGGCTATGTTGCGCCCCAAGGATTAATTGCTCATGGAAGGGGAGAATGTTTTGACTATCTTATTGGAGAAAAAACTCAAGAATTTGCGATTAAAGCTATAAAAGCCGGAGTTGCTTCTCTACTGTTAGCTAAAAACCCCGTAATATCGGTAAATGGTAATATGGCAGCACTAGTACCTAACGAAATAGTAAAATTGGCGGAATTAACAAATGCAAAAATAGAAGTGAACTTGTTTTATAGGACTATTGAAAGAGAAAGGAAGATTGCTGAAATACTAAAGAAGGCTGGTGCAAAAGAGGTCTTAGGTGTTGATGAAGATGCGTCGGCTACTATTCCAGAACTTTTCAGTGAAAGAAGAAGAGTTAGTCCAAGAGGAATATACATAGCTGATGTAGTATTATTAGGATTAGAAGACGGAGATAGAACAGAAGCTTTAGTTAAAATGGGTAAGAAAGTTATTGCAATAGACTTAAACCCTATTTCAAGAACTTCTCAGAAAGCTAGCATAACTATAGTAGATAATGTGATTAGAGCATTTCCAAAAATGGTTGAGATAGCTAAAGAACTAAGAAACAAAAGTAAAGAGGAATTAGAACAAATAGTGAAAAATTATAATAACAAGGAAATATTAGCTGAAAGTCTTAGATTTATAAGTAACTACCTTCTTCAGCTATCTCGAGATTTATAATGTTCTTTTCCTGGGAATTTCCCTTCTTTTACCTCTGAAATATAATCCTCTATTGCTCTTCTTATTAGTCCCCGTAAATCTATATATTTTTTTGCAAAATAAGGAGTAAAATCTGAAAGACCAAGTAAGTCATGAATAACTAAAATTTGTCCGTCACAATATGGTCCTGCTCCTATACATATCGTTGGAATACTAATGCTTTCAGTTATCTTTTTAGCCACATCTGAGTAAGTGTTTTCTATTACTATTGAAAAAGCCCCAGCTTCTTCTAGTGTTTTTGCATCTTTAAGTAATTGTTCCTCTTCTTTTTCTCTTTTCCCCAAAATTCTATATCCACCTATTCTTAAGAATCTTTGTGGGGTTAATCCTATATGACCCATAACAGGTATTCCAGCCCTTACTATAGCCCTAACAACATCTCTCATTTCCTCTCCACCTTCTAATTTTACTGCATCAGCACCGTGTCTAGCAAGTAATCCGGCATTTTTTACAGCATCTTTGATTGACGTTTCATAGCTTAAGAATGGCATATCAGCAACTATTAACTGTGGAGGCTTAGCTTTTACTACTGCGTCTAAATGAATTAACATATCTCTCATAGTCACTTTAAGTGTGTTCTCTTTTCCTAAAACTACCATTCCAAGGGAGTCTCCAACTAGGATACCATCAAGATTCGTCTGAGATATTATCTTCGCTGAGGGATAATCGTAGGCTGTTAACATTATTATTTTCTCTTTCTTTTCCTTCTTTTTCAAGAAATCCCTTATTGTAACCTTTTCCATAAATTTTCCTAGCAATAATTGATGCTAAAGTTAATATTCTCTTTATTCTTTCAGCAATTGGTAATGTTTCCTCATATTGTGAAGCTTCCTCATAAATTTCCGTTAATTTTGAAAGCTCATCAAATACCATTAACCTAAAAGTTTTCTTGTCTATCTCAGTAATAATACTTTTCTTAGACATTAAATCCAGTTTTCTTTCTATTTTTTGTGGTTCAAGAGAGTAAAATTTTATTTTAATAAGCTCTATTTTGGGATCTCCTTCTTTATTTTCGTTTAAGACAGTCTCTACTTGTTCCTTATCGATAAACTTCCACCAGTGTTGATTACTGCTTTTATATGTGGTTTCTAATATACCATAATCCTTTTCCAGAGCCCTTAAAATCATTTTAGGGTCATAAGAATAACCTAATTGTGAAAGTTTATCTACAACGTCCTTATAACTAAAATCTCCTAATTCTGGCTTGTTGTTCTCATATGAGCAATCTAAAGCAGCTTGAAGTATAATCCTTCCTTTCTCTCCAAACTTCAGTAAGAACTCTAATGTTCTGTCGCTAACGTTACCAGTTACCACATATAACTTACTTCGAATGATTTTTTATTCTAATATTTCGAAAAACATGGTATAATGAATGAAGAAATTGTTATCAGTGTTATCAATCTTAGAAAAAAGTTCGGTAATTTTTGGGCCTTAAAAGATGTTAACTTTACGGTTAAAAAGGGGGAAGTATTTGGTTTAATTGGCCCTAATGGTGCTGGTAAAACTACTACACTTAGGGTAGTTGCAGGTATAATTAAGAGCTACGAAGGTATCGTAAAAGTATTTGGTTTAGATCCTGTAAAAGCTAAAAATAACGGATATATCTCCTATATGCCAGAAGATGCGTTCCCGTATGAAAAACTTACTGGAATAGAAAATTTACAATTTTTTGCTGAACTTTACAGTCGTGGTGATAAGAGGAAAACTCAAGAATTCGTTGAATTAGGCATAAAAATAGCTAATTTAGGGGATAAAATATACCAGCCAACCTCAACATATAGTAGGGGAATGAAAAGAAGGCTTATTATTGCTAGAACGTTAATGGTGATGCCTAAATTAGCAATTCTTGACGAACCCACGTCAGCACTTGATGTTGACTCTGCTGTAAGGGTAAGAAACACAATAGTTGAAATGTCAAAAAAATACGGAATTACGATTATTTTGTCTTCTCATAATATGTTAGAGGTTCAATATATGTGTGATAATATAGCCATGATAAATGATGGAAAGACAATTATTTCTGGTAGTCCGAATGATATCATTGAAAAGTTAAAGGTTAAAAACCTTGAAGAAGCTTTCATGAAGGTGATTTCAAATGCTTAAAACATTTATAAATAAAGAATTATTAGAAATTAGAAGAGACAAAAAACTATTACTCTCTTCCATCTTATTACCCTTCATACTTTTACCTTTAATTGGCGTAATACTATATGCATCAGTTTCTGCCCAACCTCCAATTATAGCAGTTATAAATAATAATTCTGCAAACACTCCTTATGTCAATATAGTTACTAGTTACATTAAACATAATGGCGGAATCGTGATAACAAATAGTACTCAAAATGCTGATGTAGTTATAGTTTTTCCAAATGAATTTTATCAAAATATAAGTAACATATCTCGTCAAGCCTTTGTTTACTTTTACGTACTAATTTCATCAAATCAAAACGCTCTTGATATTGCAAATAATGCTTTATATACTTTATTACTTAATATATCAAATCAAAGAATCGAATATTTGAAAAACTTAGCTCATGTAAATGTTACTCCTTCTTCTATCAGGAATCCGATATATGTGGTTTTAGGTTATCGCTCAATAACCGGAAAAGTTGTTTCATCTGGAGTTAGCCAACTAGCTAGTTTTGCCAGAATTATTGCATTAGTGTTATTTCCTAGTGCTACACCAGTGGTCTTCTATCTATTAGAAGGAATAACCGGAGAACGGGAGAGGAAGACATTAGAATCCTTACTTGCAACTCCACTATCAATAAGGTCTTTTATCATTTCAAAATTATTTGTAGCAATAATTTTAGGAATTTTCTCTTCTTTAGGCGATATTGTAGGAACATTCTTCTTTATATCACTCTCATCTTATGCATTTAATATTTCAGTGTCTCTTACTTTTTCATTTCTTATAATCATAGTATTAGTCTATTTAATTTCTATTCTGTTAACCGGGGCATTGAGTTTAATATTCTTATTTATATTTGGAGGTTCTACTAGAAATATTCAGATAATTAATTTTATAATAATATCCTTTGGGATGATAGCTTCATTTGTAGCACTCTTTATAAATCCAAGCCAATTAACATTTCCATTAACAGCAATATATGGTATTCCTTATGTTCAATTAAGTCTTGGATTACTCCTATATGTATTCGGATCAATACGAGATTCCATATTCTCTCTCTCGGCAACAATGATTGTATCTGTATTTCTAATATTACTGGTATCCAGATACTTTAATTCCGAGAGGCTTCTCTTAAAATAAAAAATATAAATTTGTATTGACAACTATAATATATGCCGGTAAAAGCGTATATATTAGTTGTAACCGCTGTGGGAAAAGAAACAGATGTGGCTAATTCAATAAAAAGAATAAACGGTGTAAAAGAAGCTAATCCAGTATATGGAGAATACGATGTAGTAGCGGAAATTGTTACAGATAGTTTAGATGAGCTAAATAAGGTAATTTCTCAAATTAGAAAAGATCCATCTATTCTAAGAACTGTAACTCTAATTGTAATGTAAATCAGAACGAGGAAATTTTTCCTCATTTTTTATATTCAGTACGTCCCTGCAACATCATAAACATAGAATTAGGGGACCCACCTATGCTCATTTAGCTCTCGGGACACGAGAGCATAATCACATAGGCCCAAATTAACTTTTTTCATCTTTACTAATAACTTCAACTTCTTCTTCTTCACTTTCTTTCTCTAGCAATCTTTGAACTAATTCTTCAACAAGAGCATCAAGTTGGGCAACTTTTGCCTCTAAATAGGCAACACTTTCTTCCAATTTTTCATATTTATCATCCTTCTCCTCTCTGTCCTCTTTATCCCTTTCTTCTAATCCTTGTCTAATATAGAACTTTACTAAGTCAGTAATCTGTACTCCAAGCTCCTCTGCTTTTCTTTTTAGTTCTTCATAAAGTGACTCTGGTAAAGATAAGTGTATAGTAGGCAATGTGTATACTCCTCATGATAAAAATATATAAGTACAAATATTTATATCTTCATCATCATATACTCCTCTTGAAAGCATAAGATGGAAATACCGCTCCAGAAAATACTTAAACCTTAGTATGAAGAATATTAATATCGGATAAAAGATGAGAGTTGTA
The sequence above is drawn from the Sulfurisphaera tokodaii str. 7 genome and encodes:
- a CDS encoding Lrp/AsnC ligand binding domain-containing protein, which produces MPVKAYILVVTAVGKETDVANSIKRINGVKEANPVYGEYDVVAEIVTDSLDELNKVISQIRKDPSILRTVTLIVM
- a CDS encoding ABC transporter ATP-binding protein, with amino-acid sequence MNEEIVISVINLRKKFGNFWALKDVNFTVKKGEVFGLIGPNGAGKTTTLRVVAGIIKSYEGIVKVFGLDPVKAKNNGYISYMPEDAFPYEKLTGIENLQFFAELYSRGDKRKTQEFVELGIKIANLGDKIYQPTSTYSRGMKRRLIIARTLMVMPKLAILDEPTSALDVDSAVRVRNTIVEMSKKYGITIILSSHNMLEVQYMCDNIAMINDGKTIISGSPNDIIEKLKVKNLEEAFMKVISNA
- a CDS encoding ABC transporter permease; the protein is MLKTFINKELLEIRRDKKLLLSSILLPFILLPLIGVILYASVSAQPPIIAVINNNSANTPYVNIVTSYIKHNGGIVITNSTQNADVVIVFPNEFYQNISNISRQAFVYFYVLISSNQNALDIANNALYTLLLNISNQRIEYLKNLAHVNVTPSSIRNPIYVVLGYRSITGKVVSSGVSQLASFARIIALVLFPSATPVVFYLLEGITGERERKTLESLLATPLSIRSFIISKLFVAIILGIFSSLGDIVGTFFFISLSSYAFNISVSLTFSFLIIIVLVYLISILLTGALSLIFLFIFGGSTRNIQIINFIIISFGMIASFVALFINPSQLTFPLTAIYGIPYVQLSLGLLLYVFGSIRDSIFSLSATMIVSVFLILLVSRYFNSERLLLK